The Petrotoga mobilis SJ95 genomic sequence TTGCTGCATCTCCAAGGATAACTACTTATCATCGATTGGCATTGATATGGGGAGTCACCCCCGTTATCATGCAAAAATTTACCGACACAGATAATATGTTGGAGAGCGTTAGCAATATCGTAAAATCTTTAGATTTTGGTGTATCAGGAGAAAATATCATAGTGACGGCTGGGATTCCCTATGGTTTCTCCAGTAAAACCAATCTCTTAAAGGTTCATGAGATATGATATAATTAATACATTAGTAAAAATTTATTTTTGAGGTGATTTTTATGAATAAAATAGATGAATTAACTCCAAAAAAAGTTGTAGAAAAATTGGATAACTATATAATCGGTCAAAAGGAAGCAAAGAAACAAGTTGCTATCGCTTTGAGAAATAGAATTAGACGGTTGTCTCTATCAGAAGATGTTAGAAAAGATGTTATACCAAAAAATATTCTGATGATAGGTTCTACCGGTGTTGGAAAGACTGAGATTGCTAGAAGATTAGCAGAGGTTGCCAATGCACCATTTGTGAAGGTTGAAGCTACAAGGTTTACCGAAGTTGGATATGTTGGAAAGAATGTAGAAAGTATGGTCAGAGAATTGGTTGATTCTTCAGTCAATATGGTTAAAAAAGAAATGATGGAAGAAGTTAAAGATAAAGCTCAAAGGCTCGTAGAAGAAAGAATAGTAGAAGTACTCGTGCCTTCAAAGAAAAGAGCAAAAGCTCAGCCCTCATTTATGGATGTGATGCAACTTTTCAATCAAAACGCTGAATATTCCCAAAATAAGGACTACGATGAAAATGAAGACGAAAATATAAGAAGAAGAAGAGAGGAATTATTGGAAAAATTAAGAAACGGCGAATTAGAGGATGTAGAAATAGAAGTAGAAGTCGAGGAACAATCTTCCCCAATGTTTGCTGGATTAGGACCTGAGTTAGAAGACATGGGTATTCAGTTTGGAGAAATGTTTCAAAATCTTATGCCTAAGAAGAAAAAAAGAAGGCGAATGAAGATTTCTGAAGCGAGGAAGGTTTTGGAGCCTATTGAATCGGAAAAATTGATTGATCAAGATAAATTAATTCAAGAAGGAGTAAGTAGAGCCGAAAATAGTGGCATAATTTTCATCGATGAGATCGATAAAATTACATCCAAAGGTGTTTCTTCAGGACCCGATGTATCCAGAGAAGGTGTTCAAAGAGATTTGTTGCCAATAGTTGAAGGGACAACCGTCATGACAAAGTATGGTTCTATTAGTACTGATTATATATTGTTTATAGCTGCTGGTGCATTCAGTGAGGCTAAACCTTCGGATCTGATTCCTGAGCTTCAAGGTAGATTCCCAATTAGAGCAGAATTATCAGATTTGACTAAGGAAGACTTTATTAGAATACTAACCCAGCCAAAAAATGCAATACTAAAACAGTATCAGTACTTACTTCAAACCGATGGTGTGAAAATTGAGTTCACTGAAGATGGTGTTGAAAGAATGGCAGATATCGCCTTTGAGCTGAACGAAAAAGTTGAAAATATTGGAGCGAGAAGACTTTACACTGTAGTCGAAAAAGTTCTTGAAGAGGTTTCTTTTGAAGCCCCCGCATCAGGAGAATGGGAATTGAAAATTGATAGCAATTATGTAGATCTAAGACTTGGTAAAGTATATGGTGATGAAGATCTTAGAGAATATATCCTTTGATGGACGGTAGTGAGCTAGTAAATTGTATATTTCAATAATATTTTTTGGAAGTGAGGACATATGCGATTAAATAATTCCAAACTCATAATTATAATAGGTTGTGGAAGGTTGGGTTCTGAATTAGCTTTGAAATTAAGTAAAGCTTACAATGTTGTAGTTCTTGATAAAGAAGAATCATCTTTTGAAAGGTTATCAAAAAGGAACTTTACCGGTTTCACAAGAGTTATTGACACAAGCGATATGGCTGCGTTAAAGGATGTGAATATTGAAAAAGCTCACATGGTTTATATTGTCACTCCCGATGACAATTTAAATTTTATGTTGGCTTATGGAATTAAAAAATTAAATTCGGGAGTAAGAATAGCCGCAAGGGTGAACGACCCTTTGAAGAAATCAATTTTTATAAAGGCAGGATTGAATTTATTTTGTCCCATTGAGGATTCAGTAATGGATTTAGTTGAGGAATTGGAGAAGGAAGTAGTTAAGTATGAGTAGAATTTTTTATATCATAGAGGGAAAGATATTAGCCTATTCTTTAGCTAAAAAATTACTCTTATTGGGTAATCAGGTTTACTATGTGAGTCAAAATAAGGAAAATTTGGAGATTTTAGATGGATTAAAGGTAAATTTTCCGGCTCTTGAGCTCGTCAAGCAAGATCCCACCGATATCAAATGGATAGAAAATTTGGATCTAAATAAAAAAGTAGAAGCCTTAATAATAATCTCTGAGGATGACGCATTGAATTTTGTTGTATCTTGGCTGTTGAGAGAATATTATGAAGATATAAAGATAATCTCTCTAGTCAATGCAACAGAAAACGAAACTATTTTCAAAGGTATTAATGTCGAAACTCTAGTTCCAATTTCTTGGATGCAAAAAATAATAGAATCTTCTTTGATTCATGAAGATATTACCGATTTTTTCAATCCCTATGTGGAGAAGTTATCCATTTTGGAACTCACTATACTTGAAGATGATAAAGCGGTAAATAAAAAACTGAAGGAATTAAATATACCTCAGAATTCAATAATTGGAGTTTTGATAAGAGAAGACGGAGATATAATGGTTCCTCAAGGTGAAACAATTATTTATAAAGGAGATAGATTGATCGTTCTGGCTTTAAAAGAACAAGCTGACGATGTTATAGAAACGTTAAAATAGAGGTGATCAAGTGCCTTCTTACACATATTTTTTAAAATTAAGGTATAAAGCTATTTTTAGAAATACAGGAAATATTATAATAGGTCTTTCAGTTTTGATACTTTTAGTGGGTTCTACGGCTTTTATTTATGATTCATTTAAAGATTTTCTACCATTTTTGATTACGGGGATATTGTCCTTTCTTAGCGGTGGGATGTTTCGCTTCATTGGAAGTGGAGAAAAAAGAAAAGAATTAAATACACAGGATGCTGTGGTCACAGTTTTTTTTGTTTGGACACTCGCTATATTCCTTTCTTCTCTGCCTTTTATTTTTTCTGGTGAATTGAATTTTTCACAAGCGGTTTTCGAATCCACAAGTGGCTGGACAACGACGGGGCTTTCGATGTTTTCTGATGTGGAAGTACTACCCCGGTCTATTTTAATATGGCGCTCGGTGATGCAATTTATTGGTGGAGCTGGTTTTGCTATAATTACTGTAATCATAGCTGGTACTATGGGGGTTGGCATATATCAAGCAGAAGGAAGAAGTGATAATTTAGTTCCAAATTTGAGGGAATCAGCTAGGATTATTCTTAGAATCTATTTAAGTTGGGCGGTTATAGGTGTTCTGCTTTTGATGTTTGTAGGAAAACTCTCTTTTTTTGACGCCTTTAACCATACATTAACCGGCTTGGCTACAGGAGGATTTTCTACAAAAAATTTTAGTATAGGTTCTTTTGGTAGCTTGAAGGTAGAAATAATTATCATGTTGCTTATGATTATGGGCGGAACCGGGTTTGGAGTCCATTATGCTGGTTTATTAATGATTAGAAATTTTATTAGGAATCGCAGAGACTATCGGTCCAAAAAAATTTCTTTACTTGAATTAAGAGAAAAAATTAAATCTGAGCCTTTTTTAAAAAATCCCGAAATTAAGACCATGTTCATAATTTTAGTTATTTCCTTTTTGCTGCTTTTTGCTTTTACAACAGTTGAAATTTACGGAGTTGGAAATGGTTTAGTTCATTCTGCGTTTCAGAGTATTTCAGCTTTAACAGGTACGGGTTTTTCAACCGTAGCTTTTTCAAACTGGAATTATTTCGGATTGTTAATTTTGACAATATTGATGATCTTAGGCGGAATGATGGATTCCACATCAGGCGGTTTAAAATTATTCAGGGTATATATCGCTTTCAAATTGATAATTAACCAGATCAAAGAATTTTTTAAACCCTCTGGAACCACTTTTTACATAGAAGTATATAAAGGGGTATCAAGAAAGAAAATTGATCTTAACTCAATAAAAAATGTATTAGTAGTCTTTACAATGTATTTTATCACTTATTTTATTGGCGTTTTTATATTGTTGGCTTATGGGTATCCGCTTCATAACGCGTTGTTTGAGTATGCTTCGACTTTATCTGCTGTTGGACTTTCTACAGGTATTACTTCTAATCAAGCTCCCGTAGGAGTGATTTGGACTCAAACATTAGGAATGTATTTAGGGCGTCTGGAATTTTTCGTCATTATAAATGCACTTATAAAATTGTTTAAAGATTTGAGAGATATTTTTTAAAAAATATGCTTTAATACTTGAACGATCTTTTGTTTTTCATATTAAAAAAAACAAATTTAGGAAGATAAAAAATACCCGCCATCTATAATTAGGCGGGTTTATTTTATCCTTTGACTGAACCGGCGAGCAAGCCTCTTACAAAATACCTTCCCAATATCATGTAAACGATGAGTGTAGGAAGGGCAGCTATTAAAGCTCCTGCCATTTGAACATTCCATTGAACGACCTGACTGCCAGCCAAATTGACTAACGCCACCGTTATGGGCTGTTTCGTTGGGTCACTAGTTATCGTTACTGCAAATAAGAATTCATTCCATATGTTAGTGAACTGCCATATTATAACAACTACGAAACCAGGTATAGATATAGGTAAAAGAATCTTTGTATAGGATTGCCATATGTTTGCTCCATCCACAGATGATGCTTCTACTAATTCGTTTGGGATTTCCTCATAGTAATTTTTAAACATTAATGTTGTGATCGGTATTCCGTATATAACATGGGTTATTATTAATGCTGGTATTGTACCGTATAAGCCTATTAGTTGAAAAAATTGTATCAGTGGAAATAATACGCTCTGATAAGGTATGAACATGCCAAATAGTATGAGTGCAAAAATAATATTTGAATATTTGAATCTTAATTTTGAAAGGGCAAAGCCATTTATAGAACCAATCATTGCAGATATTAGTGTTGCTGGTATTGTAAGATAAAAACTGTTTTTTAGATTCGGCCCTAACTTTGCAAACGCCTCTTTGAAACCTTCAAAAGAAATCTTAGTTGGAAGTTTCCACATGTTTGATATAGAGACTTCTTCAAACGGTTTAAAAGAGGTGCTTAGAGTTACATAAAACGGCAGCACGTAAAATATTGTGAATAAAGCCAATATAATGTAATAGATTGTAAGCGAAGTTTTATTTGTTTTTTCTGCCATCATCTCTCCCCCCTAAAAGAGCTATAAAGATATGGTACTATAACCGCTGCTACCATTACCAACATTATTATTGCAATAGCTGATGCTACTGCATATCTGTTTGATCTGAACATCTGTTCAAACATGTAAACAGCAGGCATATCGGTAACGTTGTTAGGCCCACTTCCAGTCATAGCGTATATTAAATCAAATATCTTTAAGGACATGTGTCCTATTACTATCATTGCACTAAGTGTAATTGGTCTAAGCATAGGCATCTTTATTCTCCAAAATAATTGAGTACCTGTTGCACCGTCTACTTGTGCTGCTTCTATCATCTCTTCAGGGATAGCTCTAAGCCCAGCTAAATACATTGCCATTACGTATCCTGACATCTGCCAGGTTGCTGCTATTACCACTGGTATCAACGCTAAATTGAATTTTCCTATTGATTGAGTACTCGTGTACCACATCCATTGTAAGTTTGACCATCCAAGGTTTTCAAGTAATAAGTTAATTCCCTGTGGGGAAGTTGGTATGTTCCCCGGAGCGAATATCCAACCCCAAACAGTTCCTGTTACGACAAATGAAATTGCCATTGGGAATAAAAAGAGGTTTTGAAAAAAACTTGATCCTTTCAATTTTTTGTCAATAATATTGGCTAAAAATATACCGAGTATAATACAACCAGCAAGAAAAAATAGGGTAAAGAATAATGTATTCCATAAATCTGTTTGAAATCTGGGATCCATGAATAACCTTTGATAATTTCTAAGCCCTACAAACTTGTATTCCCCACTTAATAATGAGGAGAAACTATTCCAGTTGGATGTTGATGTTCTTAGAGTTAAAAATATGAAATAATATACAAATATTCCTATGAATGCTAAAGAAGGGAGAATTATAAGGAATCCTGCTCTTGCTTTTTTCTTTTGAACGGACATATCTATCTCTCCTTATCGATTGAGGTATATTGAAAATCTCGGCCCCATAAAGGGCCGAGATTAAGTTATCTTAATGTTAATCTGTGAGTAGATTTACGTCTTCAGCAGCCCATAATATCATTTGTTTTGCCTGGTTAACATTTTTAGTAGTTACTAAATTGTTGATGGCATCGTTAAATGATGTGACAAATGCTTCGGGCGCAGCGGATCCGTGAACGATGGATGGTGATATGATGAGAGTTCTGAAATCTTCAGCTGTTTCTATTAGATATGGATCATCTCCTGGATCTGCATCAATTCTTGCTGGGATAGAACCTTTGATTGGGTTAAACAATGATTGAGCCCTTGTGGAAGCCAAATATTCCAAAAAGATTAGTGCATTTTGTCTGTGTGGGGCATTCTTTGGTAATCCGAAGGTATCAGATACTAGTACAAATACCGCTTGCGTACCAGGCAGTTCAAACCATCCAAAGTCTTCTCCTGGTGTCCAACCTAAGGTTTTGTAGTAACCTTCCGCCCAGTCACCCATTAAGTTGAAAACAGCTTTGTCTTCATACAATAGCCTTGCAGCATCTTGCCATTCCAAAGCTGCATGGTCTACGTTCACGTAGTTCATAAGTTGCACCATTTTCTCTAATGCACTGTCAAGCCTTTTGTCGTTGAACGATAGTTCACCGTTGAATAATGCGTTGTAATTAACGGCTCCAAATTCGGCTACCATGAGATTTTCCGCAATTTGACCGGCTTCCCACTTGTTTTTATCTCCCAAAGCAAGTGGGGTATAACCTGCAGCTTTTGCTTTTTCTAATGCGTCTATGAATTCCATCCAAGTTTCTGGCTCTTTTGTCAAACCTATTTCGTTGAATAATTTCTTGTTATAGAAGATTACGTTACTTCGATGGATAGTCAGAGGAATGGAATATACTTCACCCTGATAACTTACAATGTCTATTAGACCTTTTGGAAATTTATCGTATACTCCCCAAGATTTGAGATAGTCTGTTAAAGGTTCCATGAGTCCAGGTATTACGTATGTATCTGTTAGCTCCCAACCAGCATGTACTTGGAATGTATCTGGTGGGTTACCACCAAGGGTTCTTGTTTTCAATACCGCTTTGGCGTTAGTCCCTGCACCACCGGCAACAGTTGCGTTAATTACTTCAATGTTTGGATATAGTTCATTGAAATCCTCAATAGTTGCTAAAAGAGCCTCTTCTTCTCCTCCACCTGTCCACCAACTGAATATCTCTACCTGCCCGCTTTGGGCAAAGATCATTGTGAAACTTAATACACTTAGAAGTACTAAACCTACTAATTTTCTCATCTTACGCTACCTCCTTTTTGAGAATTCACAATTTATTTGGAAGCTCTAAAACTTTCTTTTTTATTTGGGTTTGTTATAAGATATGTTTTTGGCATTGTTTAGCAAAAATTCATATGGAGAAGATACGATGTGTTCGATCGCAATTGAGGCTGCACCTGACAAAATAGCATCTTCTTTCTTTGTTGCGACTAAAATTTCTGGTATTTCATTGGAAAAGGTGTATTGTTCAACTATTTTTTTTATTTCTCTGATTACAGAGTTGCCTACTTTTAAAATTCTCCCTCCTAAAATTACTGCTTCGGGATCAATCGTATTTACCAGGTTCACTATTCCCAAAGCTAAAAATTTACTGATTTCATCAATTGCTTTTTTAATTTCATCAGACTTTTTTGATTCATTTAAAATTATCTCTAATGGTAAGTTAAATTCATCTGCTAACCTTGATAAACCTCCGAAACTTTCCAAAGGAATTAAATCTTTAGTTATGACTGTATGGCCTATTTCTCCAGCAGAATTAGAAGTTCCCGAATATAACTTTCCGTTTATTATAATTCCTGCGCCGATTCCGGAATCACCTACAATAAAAACATAATTGTTAAATTTTTTTCCATGTCCAAACCACTTTTTACCTAAAACGGCACCATTTGCATCATTTTCTAACCAAATTGTTTTTTCATAGTGTTCTTCTAGCTGCTCAACTAGCGGGTATTCTTTTAGTAATGGGAAAGGATGAACTGATCGTAAAATTCTTTTTTGACTGTCTATCAAACCCGGCATAGCAATACCCATCCCTTTAATCTTGTAGAAATCGACTTTGGAGTTATTGATCAATTCATCAATTATTAAAATTAGGTTTTTTAAAACATCAGTCGGCCTTCCATATGAATTTATTTCTTTTTCAATACTATTAATTTTTTTACCCTTAATATTGAATATTCCTGCACGTACTATATTTACCCCGAATTCAATACCTATAACATAAAAAGCGTCTTCTTTGATTTTTATAAGTTTTCTTTTTCTACCTAATTTGCCGTCTACAGTTCCAACTTCTTCTACTAAATCCTTGGAAATTAATTCGTTGACTATATTTGTTATAGTTGCGTTTGTAAGCCCTGTTATGTCTGATATTTCTGATCTTGTGCTTGTCCCTTTAGAATTCAATAATTCTAGAACAACAGTCCTGTTTCGCTCTTTAACTAATTCTATATTGTATGTTTTATTTGTCATCAGTAAACCCCTTTGCATTTTATTTCTGCTTCACTTTCAATTTAAATACATTTTATTATAAATGTCAAGTTTGATTATGAGCGTTTATACCCAATTATTATCATTTAAAAGCGATTATTTAGGAATATCTTAAGAAATCATACTTTTTTTATTTAAAAAAATTTGGTCTATATATTTATAGTTCAATACTTGAACGAATATGTGGTTTTCATATGAAAACCTCATTAAATACTGCTCATTATGCAGTAATACCTAATGAAAATTTTAAAAAATTTAGATAATAAATTTGTTGAGGCTGTTTGAGTGGGAATTAGAAGTTAAGCTTACTTGTAGAAAAAGACTTTAAAGGTTGTACCTACCATCCATTTTGATTCAAATTCTATTTTATAATTTGCTAGTTCACATAGATATTTAACCACCGCCAAACCCAACCCCGATCCTTTGGCGTGATTTTTTGCCTCGACCCCACGATAGAATCTTTCAAAAATTCTTTTTTGTTCTTCTTCTCTTATACCTATACCTTCATCTTTTATAATGAGTTGTTCATTTTGGAAATCAATGTATATATCAGAATTTTCGTAAGAATATTTAATCGCATTGGAAAGTAGATTTCTGAAGATTGTGTAGAGTACAAACTTGTCACCTTTTAAGGAGTGAATATGGCAGTTGAAGTGTAGCTTTACCGATTTTTCTTGTATTTTTTCGTAGAGATCAGTTACTACTTCATTGTATAGTGTACTTGGATTTATTACTTCTTTTTTTAATTCGTATTCTCCAAATTCTGCTTTCGAAAGAAGAGTTAGTTGAGAAATTATATTTTCTATTCTGTCAAGAGATTCTTCGATTTTGGTAACTTGTTTTATAAATTGATTATCTTTCATGAAGTCTTTGAGAATTTGAGTATTTCCTTTTGCTATAGTGAGGGGAGTTCTGAGTTCGTGGGATACAGAAGTTATGAAATCCTCTTTCACTTTTTTTAGTAATTCAAATTCTGTTTTGTCCTGTAATATCAAAAGTTGATATTTTTGTTTGAATGTGAGTTTGCAAAACTTGCTGTATCCTTCAAAGAAATATATATTTGTTTCTATTTCAAAGTCCTCATTATTCAATATATGCTTTGCAAGCTGATCGATTTCATTGAAACTTATGGTGTTCAATAATTCTTTATTTGCTCCTAATCCCCAAGCTTTGGCCGTGGTATTTGCGTTAAGTATAGTTGTTTTGTTTTCTAACTGTAATACCGCGTCTTCTAAAGAGTCAAATATTTGAAAATCAAACGAACTGGTATTTTTCATATTTTATTTTCACCGTTGTTATCTACTGCATAAGCGTTTTTGTTGAACTTGTATCCTACGTTTCTAATAGTTTTTATCCATTCTTTCCCTATCTTTGATCTGATCATGCTTATATGTACGTCGATGACCCGGTCTGTAATAAATTCATCTCCAAACCAAATCTTGTCGATAATTTCTTCTCTGGTGTAAACTTTTTCTGAATTCCTTGCTAATAGATCAAGTATTTCAAACTCTTTTGAGGTCAATTCAATATTTTTACCTTTGTAAGTTACTAAATAATTGTTTGAGTATATTTCCATTGGTCCAAAAATCATTTTACTTTCGGATTTTTTTAGTCTTTTTAATAAAGCCCTCACCCTTGCTGTAACTTCTCTGGGATTGAAGGGTTTAGTGATATAGTCATCTGCTCCTGATTCAATTCCCAAGATTTTTTCTCCATCTGTATTTTTTGCAGAAATGATTATTATACCTATTTCTCTATTCAAAGCCCTAACTTTAGGTAACTCATCAACTGCGTTACCATCGGGTAGCATTAAATCTAGTAAGATTATATCGATGTTTGATTCTTTGTTTAAAACATTTCTCATTTGTGATAACGTACCGGCTTCGAAGATTTGTAAATCTTCTAAACGAAGATAAGTTTTTAATATATCTCTTATGTCTTCATCGTCTTCAACAATTAATACTTTAGGCATGAAAAAGCCTCCATTTATAGATACTCTTCGATTTCCTTGCCTGTTTCTATGTAAACTATTTCTTCGCAAAGGTTTGTTGCGTGATCAGCGATCCTCTCTATGTCTCTAGCCAACAATATATAAGGTATGATAAGTTCTTTGTTGAATGATTCATCCTCCAATTTTTGCACAGCTATTTTTCGAATTTGTCTTTCTAGGTCGTCTACTTCGTCGTCTCTTTTCCATATTTTAACTGCTTGTTGAATGTTTTTTTCTCCAAAGGCTTTATACGAGTCCTTTATCATTTCTAAAGATATACCGAACATCTTTTTTATTTCTTTATTATTTACAATGTCCTTTAAATCAACATGGGCATAGGTTTCAGTTTTTTCTGCAATATTGCATGAAAGGTCTCCTATCCTTTCAAGATTGTTTGCAAACTTTATCATTGTTACTGCGTATCTCAAATCCTTAGCTAAAGGTCGATACCTTGCTACAATTTGATATACTGATTCTTCAATTTGGCGGTTTAATTCATCTATTTGATCATCCGCTTTTAAGACTTTTTCGGCTAATTCAAGGTTTTTATCTTCTAGCGATTTAATAGAATTTTCAAAGGATCTTAAAACTACAGTTAAAAGCTTGGATATTTCGCTTGTTAATCGTGTCATTTCAGTTTCAAAATGTGTGTAATCCATTTATTCCACTCCCTATTTTCCTTATATACTTTCTTTTGTTTGCTTGTTTATTAAAGTTTTAGCTAATTCTACCATTTAAATAATCTTCTGTCAATTGTTCTTTAGGGTTTTTTATAATGTCTTCTGTTTTTCCAGATTCGATAAGCTCTCCTTGAAACATAAAATACATATAATCTGATATTCTAATGGCTTGAGCTAGGTTATGTGTAACAATGATTATAGTGTAATTTTCCGACAGGTGTTCAATTAAATTCTCAATTTTTTGCGTTGCTATAGGATCTAGGGCAGATGTAGGCTCGTCCAATAAGATTATTTCAGGATCAATGGCGATAGCCCTAGCAATACACAAACGTTGTTGTTGTCCACCAGAAAGTGAGCTCGCTGGTTTGTCGAGGTCGTCTTTTACTTCTTCCCATAAAGCTGCTCTTTTTAGTGCTGCTTCGATGATTTCATCCATTTTTCTACTATTTCTTGGTGTGTGTAATTTTATTCCAAAGGCAATGTTTTCATAAATAGACATCGGAAAAGGAACAGGTTTTTGAAAAACCATTCCAATTTTTTTTCGAAGCGTTGATAAATCAATGTTATTTTCGTATACATTTTTCCCCTCAAATATTATTTCTCCGCTTGTTCTATAGCCTGGAATTTCATCGTTGATTCTATTAATACTTCTCAACAAAGTTGATTTTCCACAACCTGAAGGTCCTATTATTGCGCTGACTCTTTTCTTTTTGATTTCCATATTTATATCTTTTAAGGCTTGTTTTTGATCGTACCAACCATTAAAATTTTTGATTTCTATCACAATTTCTTTTTCTGTATTCAACTTTTTTGTTTTCCTCCTCTTATTTTAAAGGCTATAGAGTATATTACTAAAATAAGTAATATTAAGAATGCGGAAGTTGCTTTTGCCATCCATTGAGCACTCTCACCATAAGCCATGGTTATAAAATATATATGAGTTGGGAGAGTCATAACGGGATCGAGTAAAGAGTTTGGTAACTTAGTTGAATAGAAAACTGCACCGGTTAATAAGACAGGAGCGGTTTCTCCGATAACTCTTCCCGCACCAATTAATATTGCTGTTATTATTCTATTTTTTGCTGCAGGAAATAGTATTTTGTAAATAGTTTCAGTTTTTTTTGCTCCTAATGCATAGGCTGATTCCCTTAGTTCTCTAGGTAGAGAGGCAAGGGCTTCTTTTACTGATGATGATATTACTGGTAAAGTCATTATCGCCAAAGTTAAACTTCCACTAAGAAGCGACGTCCCAAATCCAAGAGTTATTGAAAAGAGTGCTAATCCAAACAATCCATAGACAACAGAAGGAACACCGGACAACGAGGTTACGGATACGTCAATTATTCTTCCTAATCTTGATTTTTGGCCGTATTCAGATAGGAATGTACCAGTGAGAACTCCTATTGGTATTGAAAATAACAGGATAAAAAAAATCATCAATAGACTTCCCAATATAGCTGGTCCAATTCCTCCTGCAGTCATACCTTGGCTGGGGTACTCTACAAAAAAAGAAGGAGTAAAATATCTTGCACCATCTACTATTACTATTATGATTATTGACAATATTATGCCAAAGGCGATATAACTTATAATTCTGAAAATGAGTGATATAATAGAATCTATTCCAGTTTGCTGTTTCAACTTTTCCAACTCCTCGTTATTCTCCTAGATATCATCGTAAGAATAAAAGATATCGTTAACAAAATTAAACCCGCTGTAAACAACGCAGAGTAGTGAGTACTTCCTATCGGTACTTCCCCCATCTCGCTTGCAATAGTAGCGGTCAAAGGTCTAACCGGATCCCAAATTGATCTAGGAATTATGGCAGCTCCACCCGAAACCATCAATACAACAATAGTTTCTCCTATGATTCTATTTATAGTTAGAATTATTGAATTCAAAATTCCTGATAGGGCTGCTTTGCTTACTATTCTAAATCCGGCAGTGAACCTACTTGCTCCTAAGGCTAAGGCGCTTTCTTTTAAACTGATGTCAACAGATGATAATGCTTCCTGCATGAGAGATGCAGCGTATGGCAGAGATAAAATTGATAATCCAATAGCTGCCAAAAGCAAATTACCTGCTGACCAAGCAC encodes the following:
- a CDS encoding ABC transporter substrate-binding protein, with product MRKLVGLVLLSVLSFTMIFAQSGQVEIFSWWTGGGEEEALLATIEDFNELYPNIEVINATVAGGAGTNAKAVLKTRTLGGNPPDTFQVHAGWELTDTYVIPGLMEPLTDYLKSWGVYDKFPKGLIDIVSYQGEVYSIPLTIHRSNVIFYNKKLFNEIGLTKEPETWMEFIDALEKAKAAGYTPLALGDKNKWEAGQIAENLMVAEFGAVNYNALFNGELSFNDKRLDSALEKMVQLMNYVNVDHAALEWQDAARLLYEDKAVFNLMGDWAEGYYKTLGWTPGEDFGWFELPGTQAVFVLVSDTFGLPKNAPHRQNALIFLEYLASTRAQSLFNPIKGSIPARIDADPGDDPYLIETAEDFRTLIISPSIVHGSAAPEAFVTSFNDAINNLVTTKNVNQAKQMILWAAEDVNLLTD
- a CDS encoding ROK family transcriptional regulator, yielding MTNKTYNIELVKERNRTVVLELLNSKGTSTRSEISDITGLTNATITNIVNELISKDLVEEVGTVDGKLGRKRKLIKIKEDAFYVIGIEFGVNIVRAGIFNIKGKKINSIEKEINSYGRPTDVLKNLILIIDELINNSKVDFYKIKGMGIAMPGLIDSQKRILRSVHPFPLLKEYPLVEQLEEHYEKTIWLENDANGAVLGKKWFGHGKKFNNYVFIVGDSGIGAGIIINGKLYSGTSNSAGEIGHTVITKDLIPLESFGGLSRLADEFNLPLEIILNESKKSDEIKKAIDEISKFLALGIVNLVNTIDPEAVILGGRILKVGNSVIREIKKIVEQYTFSNEIPEILVATKKEDAILSGAASIAIEHIVSSPYEFLLNNAKNISYNKPK
- a CDS encoding sensor histidine kinase; its protein translation is MKNTSSFDFQIFDSLEDAVLQLENKTTILNANTTAKAWGLGANKELLNTISFNEIDQLAKHILNNEDFEIETNIYFFEGYSKFCKLTFKQKYQLLILQDKTEFELLKKVKEDFITSVSHELRTPLTIAKGNTQILKDFMKDNQFIKQVTKIEESLDRIENIISQLTLLSKAEFGEYELKKEVINPSTLYNEVVTDLYEKIQEKSVKLHFNCHIHSLKGDKFVLYTIFRNLLSNAIKYSYENSDIYIDFQNEQLIIKDEGIGIREEEQKRIFERFYRGVEAKNHAKGSGLGLAVVKYLCELANYKIEFESKWMVGTTFKVFFYK
- a CDS encoding response regulator transcription factor, which gives rise to MPKVLIVEDDEDIRDILKTYLRLEDLQIFEAGTLSQMRNVLNKESNIDIILLDLMLPDGNAVDELPKVRALNREIGIIIISAKNTDGEKILGIESGADDYITKPFNPREVTARVRALLKRLKKSESKMIFGPMEIYSNNYLVTYKGKNIELTSKEFEILDLLARNSEKVYTREEIIDKIWFGDEFITDRVIDVHISMIRSKIGKEWIKTIRNVGYKFNKNAYAVDNNGENKI
- the phoU gene encoding phosphate signaling complex protein PhoU: MDYTHFETEMTRLTSEISKLLTVVLRSFENSIKSLEDKNLELAEKVLKADDQIDELNRQIEESVYQIVARYRPLAKDLRYAVTMIKFANNLERIGDLSCNIAEKTETYAHVDLKDIVNNKEIKKMFGISLEMIKDSYKAFGEKNIQQAVKIWKRDDEVDDLERQIRKIAVQKLEDESFNKELIIPYILLARDIERIADHATNLCEEIVYIETGKEIEEYL
- the pstB gene encoding phosphate ABC transporter ATP-binding protein PstB, coding for MNTEKEIVIEIKNFNGWYDQKQALKDINMEIKKKRVSAIIGPSGCGKSTLLRSINRINDEIPGYRTSGEIIFEGKNVYENNIDLSTLRKKIGMVFQKPVPFPMSIYENIAFGIKLHTPRNSRKMDEIIEAALKRAALWEEVKDDLDKPASSLSGGQQQRLCIARAIAIDPEIILLDEPTSALDPIATQKIENLIEHLSENYTIIIVTHNLAQAIRISDYMYFMFQGELIESGKTEDIIKNPKEQLTEDYLNGRIS
- the pstA gene encoding phosphate ABC transporter permease PstA, with translation MEKLKQQTGIDSIISLIFRIISYIAFGIILSIIIIVIVDGARYFTPSFFVEYPSQGMTAGGIGPAILGSLLMIFFILLFSIPIGVLTGTFLSEYGQKSRLGRIIDVSVTSLSGVPSVVYGLFGLALFSITLGFGTSLLSGSLTLAIMTLPVISSSVKEALASLPRELRESAYALGAKKTETIYKILFPAAKNRIITAILIGAGRVIGETAPVLLTGAVFYSTKLPNSLLDPVMTLPTHIYFITMAYGESAQWMAKATSAFLILLILVIYSIAFKIRGGKQKS